From Medicago truncatula cultivar Jemalong A17 chromosome 7, MtrunA17r5.0-ANR, whole genome shotgun sequence, a single genomic window includes:
- the LOC25498377 gene encoding furostanol glycoside 26-O-beta-glucosidase — protein MFVTKIEYCKRYKEDVQRLKELGVNSYRFSIGWSRVIPDGTLKGGINKEGIDFFYNNLINELLNNGIEPFVTILHFDYPLALQQNIGGFLNRSIVKHFKDYSELLFKTYGDRVKYWTTLNEPGLQAMYNYMENLTHYSTEDCATTKVCTEVYTVLHNLLISHATVSKLYKSKFQAVQGGEIGIAITSRSYVPYSSKPEDVDAAQRLTEFRWGWVLEPLFNGDYPKIMRKLVGKRLPEFTKNEKEILKGSTDFIGINYYYSLFVRYEPNKSKIPASDNYDALAVTEVLNVEGKTLGY, from the exons ATGTTTGTTACAAAGATTGAGTATTGCAAGAGATATAAG GAGGACGTGCAACGATTGAAGGAACTTGGAGTAAATTCTTACAGATTCTCCATAGGTTGGAGCAGAGTAATACCAG ATGGAACCTTAAAAGGAGGTATAAACAAAGAAGGTATCGACTTCTTCTACAACAATTTGATCAACGAGTTACTCAACAATG GTATTGAACCTTTTGTGACTATCCTGCACTTTGACTATCCATTAGCTCTTCAACAAAATATTGGCGGCTTCTTAAATCGCTCCATTGT gaAACATTTCAAGGATTATAGTGAGCTCCTATTCAAAACATATGGTGATCGAGTGAAATATTGGACTACATTGAATGAGCCAGGACTCCAAGCTATGTATAATTACATGGAAAATCTAACTCATTATTCTACGGAGGACTGTGCAACTACTAAAGTTTGTACAGAAGTATACACTGTACTTCATAACTTACTCATATCCCATGCCACAGTTTCAAAGTTATACAAGTCTAAATTCCAA GCAGTTCAAGGGGGAGAAATTGGAATTGCTATTACATCAAGATCATATGTTCCCTATAGTTCAAAGCCTGAGGATGTGGATGCTGCTCAAAGACTAACAGAATTCAGATGGGGATG GGTTTTAGAGCCATTGTTCAATGGGGATTATCCAAAAATAATGAGAAAGCTAGTGGGGAAAAGACTACCCGAATTCActaaaaatgagaaagaaatatTGAAAGGAAGTACAGACTTTATTGGGATCAATtattattactctctctttgTTAGATATGAACCAAATAAAAGCAAGATTCCTGCTAGTGACAATTATGATGCCTTGGCTGTTACAGAAG TTTTGAACGTGGAAGGAAAAACTCTTGgttac tag